TGGCGGTGGCCCAGTTCTCCCAAGAAGCCCGTTCCACGGGGGGCCCCAGGGTGGCAGTGCCAGCCCTGATGGAGCAGCTATTAGCCCTGCAACAGCAACAGATCCACCAGCTGCAACTTATCGAGCAGATTCGCCATCAGATACTGCTTCTGGCCTCCCAGTCCCCAGAACTGCAGGTACCCCCAGCTTCTGCTCCAGGCACAATGGGGCCTGCTGCCAGCCCACTGACCACACTCAGCTCACATCTCTCCCAACAGCTGGCTGCAGCCGCAGGCCTAGCACAGAACCTGGCCAGTCAGTCAGCCAGTATTAGCAGCCTAAAGCAGCTGGCTGCAGCAGCACAGCTACCTCAGTCCAACCCAAGCAGCAGTGAGACATCTCAGAACGTTACCACACTGGGGCCATCAACAGTCAATCCCCAGTCCTCTGACAAGAGGCCGAGTCACATGAGCAGCCTCCATTCTCAGCTAAGCAACTCCTCACTAGCTAAGTCATCAACGCCAGCATTTGGAATAGGTAGCTTGTTAAGCTCTGCAGTGAATCCCCTTCTACCTCAGCCCCCTCCTGGAAACCCCATGTTCTCCAGCTCTCTGCCCAGTGTTGGCACCACCGTAGAGGACCTCAACTCTTTAGCAGCTTTGGCTCAGCAGAGGAAAGGCAAGCCACCAAATGTCACTTCATTTGAGCAGAAGAGCAGCTCTGATGATGCTTTTTTCAAACATAAGTGCAGATTTTGTGGCAAGGTGTTTGGGAGTGACAGTGCCTTGCAAATTCACCTGCGCTCTCACACTGGCGAGAGACCATACAAGTGTAATATCTGTGGCAACCGCTTCTCCACCCGTGGTAACCTGAAGGTGCATTTCCAACGTCATAAAGAAAAATACCCACACATCCAGATGAACCCCTACCCTGTTCCTGAGCATTTAGACAACATACCAACAAGCACTGGCATTCCATACGGCATGTCTATGCCCCCTGAGAAGCCTGTCACTAGCTGGCTGGACAGCAAACCAGTTTTGCCCACTCTGACGTCCTCAGTCGGCATGCTGCTGCCACCAACCATGCCGAGCCTGCCACATTTCATCAAGAAGGAAGATCATTCAATAGCCATAACTAGCCCATCTGTTACAGCAAAGAGTGACTCAGGTTCTGCTGAGCCTTTAGCTAGAAGTAATGATGGAGTGTCTGAAGAGGGTGAAGGTGCAACTTTGCCTACCTCAAATGGAAAAACTGAAGAAGGCAGCCACTCCTCAGGCTTCATAACAAATGTGAGCTCTGCCTCAGAGAGCGCTACTGAGTACACAACATCTAACAGCCCTCCTATGATGACTAACCCGCTCATGCCTCTCATGTCTGATCAGTTCAAGGCTAAGTTCCCCTTTGGGGGTATTCTGGATCCTCTCCAGGGGTCCGAGACTtccaaactgcagcagcttgtGGAGAACATTGATAGGAAGGTGACAGACCCTAATGAATGTGTCATCTGCCACCGGGTGCTGAGCTGCCAAAGTGCTCTGAAAATGCACTATCGCACTCACACTGGGGAAAGGCCGTTCAAGTGTAAAATCTGTGGCAGGGCGTTTACCACCAAGGGAAATCTTAAGACCCACTACAGCGTCCATAGGGCCATGCCTCCTCTTAGAGTCCAACACTCCTGCCCTATTTGTCAGAAGAAGTTCACGAATGCTGTGGTTCTACAGCAACATATTCGTATGCACATGGGTGGGCAGATCCCAAACACCCCTTTGCCAGAGAGTTATCCAGAGTCCATGGCCTCTGACACCGGCTCATTTGAGGAGAGAAACTTTGACGATCTGGACACCTTCTCTGATGACAACATTGAAGGAATGGAAGAGGGCCCAGATAGCAGTGTGCCGGACACACCCAGATCAGCTGATGCTTCCCATGACAGTCTATGTAACTCCCCAGTTCCCCCTGAAATGGCTAGCCAGGAGGGGCAAGAGAAGAATGGCCAAGAGAATGCCAATAATAATGAAATGGAGGTGCTCCAAGCCAGCCAAATGAAGGCTACTGCAAATGGCTTAGCTGAGGGGGATTGCCTCACCAATGACTCCTCATCTCTGGGAGGGGATGTTGAAAGCCAAAGCGCCGGGAGTCCAGCTGTGTCAGAATCTACCTCCTCCATGCAGGCGCCATCCCCCACTAGCATGCATCCACAAATACGTAAATCCCCCAGCCTCGAAGAAAGGCACCAGAGGGCCTTATCCTTGGACTACAGCAGTGCAAGCCTCTTGCACTCTCACCCCTCGAACATCGGAGCGCTGGACCTGACATCTGTCAATCCTTCAAAAGACCCTATGGGCATGATTTTCCCCTTCCGTGAGCGTAGCATCATCAAGAACACATCCTGTGATATCTGTGGGAAGACCTTTGCTTGTCAGAGTGCCTTGGACATTCATTATCGAAGCCATACCAAAGAACGACCATTTATTTGCACGGCATGCAACAGGGGTTTCTCCACTAAGGGCAACCTCAAGCAGCACATGTTAACCCATCAAATGAGAGACCTGCCCTCCCAGCTCTTTGAGCCGTCAAATACCAGCCTGTCCTCCAGCCCAACAccttccctcctctctgttGGGTCTCTTAAACCAGAGGTCAACGGCTTCCTGCATGGCCTCCACCCAGAGAACAAGGACATTCCCTCTGGCTTGGTCACATCATCTGCCTCCACTTCCCCAGTGCTCTCCGCTGCTCCGCCACGAAGGACACCCAAGCAACACTTCTGCAACACCTGCGGGaaatgtttctcctcctccagcgCTCTGCAGATCCACGAGAGAACCCACACAGGGGAGAAGCCCTTTGCCTGCAGCATCTGTGGTCGAGCTTTCACCACCAAAGGAAACCTCAAGGTAAATGTCGAAACACCCAGAAAACTGTTGGTCTCCTAAAAGTTTGTGCGTGAGAACGTTGGTGAAAAATGAGTCTCGGAGCAACTATTTAGTTTTTATATGGCATGTCAGTGCACCAGGCATCAAGAGGTAGTAATGTTCTATAATTAATGAAAGGAACAgctttgtgagaaaaaaaattaccttAGTGGAAAGGCTGAATCACTCAACTAATATGATTATTGGGGAGGAATTCCAGAATGCGATCGGCTAAGAATGATTCCGTGCAGTGAATGAATTATCAGAGGTAATCACTGTGAGCGAGGcctgtctgtgtttttccaTAACGgattctgtgaaaaatgtcacaCGCCTAAATAATTAAGAGAATGATCTGCACAGGGATCTACAGATACTTGGGGAAATTATGACGACTTAATGTAACACTATGGTGGTTATTTTTCAGTGAGTTAATTTTATCCTAGAGAGGAATTTAGGATGCATGTTAATTTTTAAAGATCGTAGTAAATCAAGCTGTAGCTGTTGGTTGATACTGATCTTACACAGAGATATTTGTTTCTAATTAAACTAGCCTCACCACAGTAAACAGAGTAAAGCTTCCTAACATTTTTGCGAAAAGTTGTAcgtaaaatacattaaaacataATTATTCAGTTGCCTCAGGGATtatgaaggagaaaaaaatgtctttgctTTAGAAAGGGTTTAGGCAGAGGTGAAATGTCCCATTTAATACTGGCTGCAGCAATGAAACTGGACAGTGTAATTTTAGCTCAACCAGTGTGGTCCCCTTGTGAGATGAGCAAATTAAAGTTTAGATTATACAGCATGTATCAGTCTTGCCAAAATAAGATATTTACACCATGTTGGTACCTCTCACAGCGGAGTCAGCTAACCGGTCTGCTGCACTCAGGGTGTGAAGCTATTTTAATTCACAGTcgagcattattattattttttccattgcATCATCTCATGTGCAGCTCTTATGGCCAAGTTTGTAAACATCACTAATTTTCATCCCTCTCGTTGCTCTGTCGCTCTCCTCCCTTCCTTTTATTcccttctctctcctccctctctgtctgtttagGTTCACATGGGCACACACATGTGGAATAGCGCTCCTGCCAGACGTGGCCGGAGGCTTTCCGTGGATGGCCCAATGGCCTTCCTGGGCACGAACCCAGTCAAGTTTCCTGAGATCTTCCAGAAGGACATGGCATCGAGGGTGAGCAACGGGGACCCAGCCAGTTTCTGGAACCAGTACGCTGCAGCCTTCTCCAACGGCCTGGCaatgaagacaaatgaaatCTCTGTCATCCAGAATGGAGGCATCCCACCCATGTCCGGCAGTGTGGGGAATGGGGGCAGCTCTCCTATAGGTGGCCTGACGGGCAGCCTGGACAAGCTACACAGCACGGAGCCCAATGCTGCTCTGGCTGGCCTGGAGAAAATGGCCAACACAGAGAACGGGGCTCACTTCCGGTTCACACGCTTCATGGAAGACAATAAAGAAATTGTCACCAATTAGAGTGTATGTCCTCGTGCTGGGCACAGCCTCGTGAAGATGCCTACAGGCAAACTGTACACATATGTAGACACACAGACgaagagaaaggaagagaacaagacagggacaaaatcaACTGAACTGCTTTGCTCGCCATTGAATCTTTACGAACATGAGTGTGAAGACAAGTTGCTTTTTTTGTACAATGTACATGTTATAGTTTTAAGGAGCTTATTTATTAGTGATTATAACCTTGCTTGAAACCAAGTGGAAGCATTAACAGTtaggttttgtttattttaaagccAGAATGGGTATGTATGGgtgctttaaaatgtgcttttgaaACTTAGAATATCTGGTTAGATAACTTTACCTTGGCATTaagttattttctgtctgtattaGCTATAACCGAACTGTCTATGTTCATGTGATGCATTAGCCCTGTAATAAGCAAACAGACTTGCTGTAAATAATGTACACTGATCTTCTGTAGATGGTCTAACATCTGTGTGTTCATTCCCCCCTCCCCTCATCGAAACAAAACGATGAAATTCAGGCAAGGGACTAAATGATGTGGTAGTTCCTCTCTTTCCAGTTGTTATTTACCTTTATCTTATTTAAGTAAGACAAAATGTTGAAGTTTGCTACATTTCAATGGTTTCTTTAGTGTtaacttgttttgttgttacagTGTCTGTGTATTGTACTTTCTACTTTTTGTTTACTTCACTATTCTTTTCCCTcggtcttctttttttttttttttttttttgttctattttggTGTTATTGAGAGCAAGACAGTTACTAAGAGGGGAACATTCGGTCTGGCCTGTTCTCCTGGTTTTTGGAACTGAGGCAGCCAATCAAGTGAGAAGGATTCTCTTTTAGTTTCTCAGCTGGATTTCCACGTTGCTGCTATGTCCCAGCATCCTCACTGACATCAAGTGCAAAGTTATGTGTTGAAGCTTCTGTAAATACGTTCAGATGTGGAAATACAAACTCCCTCGCAAAGAAAATGTACATATAGCTCACACAAGAAGTCCATCATGGCCAGGGGACAAAATGATagtgtttttataaatataaatatatatcgGGTTTGACAACCTTCGGACTGTTACATGCACTTTCTTGGAAAGTTGGAAGATCTTTATGGGTCCAGTTTCTCTACACTTTAATACCTACTAACAACTAAGATACTGTAATTCTTTACTCTAATAATCAAATAcatcagttttccaaaagaaactttgtgtgtttgtgtgcttttatttattcGTGCCGCAACAATCCTCTTTTTTaaagagcagaaataaaaatgaaagttttttttaaaacttgtgcGTAATTGGTGCTGGTTACGCAGCTCTTTTCTGCCCGTGCGCACTGACGCGCAGCAGTGAAAGCAGTCACTGATTAATTTTAAATGATCGCAGTTTTAACCTCATAATTTCCTTTGCCAGTCTTTGAAAGCACTGTGAATGGCTAATCCTCGGAATCGAGTTGATTCGAGGCTTTTTACGCATAAAGGAAAAGCTTCACTCGTCAAATGTATTTATACACCAATAAATGCAATTGTAATATAAATCAAAAGGGGGCAAAGCAGATGATTTTATCTGGAGCATATAGTTAAGTAGACACAAATCAGCATTAACACTATTGAGATGTCGGCATTTTATATGtctttgagagattttttttctacgtTTCATTAAGAGCGCGACGCGTGTCATTAATTATCTCAAAGCTCCAAAAGAAGTTGTCAAAAACGATCACACGGCGATCCGTGTAAAGCTTTTGACGGCTTTAAAGGGGTTtgctttgcattttcttttttttattattcaaacTGAAAATTTTCCTCTTTTGTATTTCAACAGCTGCATTTAATTTAACACATCGTTGCACATCCTGCAATACAGGATCTGTTAATTTCTGTCCAGCATCCTCGGCGCTGCGCTCCCACTCCTCCTCTCCACAAAGCCCAAATCCCCAATATTTACGTTTTAGATTTCAAGACGTCGGGGCTAAATGATCCTTGCCCACAGtgcctgttttctttttaacagtCACATCTGCTCCGCTgagctgtgtttgtgcagcacaTCGGCTTCAAGAGAGATTCCttcaaaggacagaaagaaaaacaaaactgattcaCATTCCTGCCTAATTATGACAAATACCTCTTATTCTAAATCTGATTTATATTGTAAATTCtgcatcatcattattattattattattattattatacatgaattgttttgttttattgtaattaataatctaattgaatatatttaaatgcatttccaACACATTAGATTGTTGATAATGAGCTGGCAGCAATAGTTCTAGCCTTGGCTGAACCAGCAGTatataatatatacatatatatatgtttttggGGTCAACTCCTGATCTTTTTCCATGCATGCTGCTCACAGGTGGGGAGCACAAACATACAGGAGTACATACATGCTTTATCTCTGTGTGAGTCTTCCGTCCACTAAACATGCACTGGGCTGCTGCCTCTCAGCTCCTTGCTTAAGTATCGATTGAGCTGTGCAGTATTACAGAAACACTTGAATCTCAGGTGGCAGGAATGTGTACAATTGATCTCTTCCACTGTGGCTCCCAGCAGTGGCTTTTTGCTGCACAACACAGAGCACCACAGGAAGAGCCGAGcgaacacactgaaacacaatcgCTCCAGACTAAGAGGGGCTGTCCCAGTCTGCCCTGCTCACTGTCACTATTTATTGTGCTGCTGTGAGTCTCGTCCACTGCTCTGTAGCTACACTGACACTGCTTTCAGACTACAGAGACTGTATCCACTGTATTAAATTATAAGCACATTTCACAgctacacaaacagacacacacacgtacatacATACCTGGATTTATTTTCGACATCTtctctaatgttttttttattttaaggactaagttattttttttcctcatttgagCTAAATGGCTTGATGGCCTTTTGCTGCAGTGTCTGGAGAGAATGGGAACCATCAGCAGAGAAACATTACTCTCTTTAGCTGTAAGCCACTCCTGTCCACTTACTGTACACTTGAAGGTTCATTAAAGGCTTGGCTTCGAGTAAAGGCTGTGTACACAGCTGCCatgctgcaaaaaaagaaataaaatcatttatttCCAGTGTGAGTTAACTTGTATAAAATTCTTTCATACACATATTTGTATAATTCTTGAAGAGAATCCATTCATTTTTGCTTTCTGATCTAAAATGTTCCCAATGCTTTGCAAGGGCTTGGATTAATGAATTAAACTAAATGATGTTATGGAAATAACTGTGTAAACTGAAAAAGGGGGATTTCTCATTGTGTGAGGAAACTGAGCATGGAAGATAAATTGTTACTTTAGGCTAAACTGGTTGAGAAACAGTGTATGGCCTTCCAAAGTGACAGCAAGTTTAAGTGGCtcatgtgctgtgtgtgttcatgctaatctctgaggaaaataaaaacaaaaagtaagaaaataagAAACTAAGTCTTTCTTGAGTTTTGGTGTCCGGCTCAAGTAAATTCAGGAGTTAAATCTGTTTAATATCTGTCGTTCCTCTTCACTGACGTCCTTCAGTGTGCAGGTCAGGCTGGGATGAAGCTGCACGGAGGCGATCTTGGGAAGCTGGAGCCCCCTCCCACATCATCTGCCTTGTGCTGTCAGCCCTCCTGAGTCGATACAAACCGTAGCCTGGGGCCCGGCCTGGACTCCCCACTGAGGTTCTGGCCTACCGCTGGGAGATCAAAGACCCACCGAGAACAATGGTAAGCCGGCCGAGGTTCACTTTCCTTGGATGCTCCGCCACACCTGCCCACGCTGTCAGTCACACTCAGGTGATGGACCTG
This genomic interval from Acanthochromis polyacanthus isolate Apoly-LR-REF ecotype Palm Island chromosome 2, KAUST_Apoly_ChrSc, whole genome shotgun sequence contains the following:
- the sall1a gene encoding sal-like protein 1a isoform X2 gives rise to the protein MNETANNTDQTECSDLLEPNTLEKDESMDVDVSGMSSGHEEEGSHTESGSPINTVSSHASRGTSGPAVGTSAISASLPQLSNLTELGNFSMINSNVIIENLQSTKVAVAQFSQEARSTGGPRVAVPALMEQLLALQQQQIHQLQLIEQIRHQILLLASQSPELQVPPASAPGTMGPAASPLTTLSSHLSQQLAAAAGLAQNLASQSASISSLKQLAAAAQLPQSNPSSSETSQNVTTLGPSTVNPQSSDKRPSHMSSLHSQLSNSSLAKSSTPAFGIGSLLSSAVNPLLPQPPPGNPMFSSSLPSVGTTVEDLNSLAALAQQRKGKPPNVTSFEQKSSSDDAFFKHKCRFCGKVFGSDSALQIHLRSHTGERPYKCNICGNRFSTRGNLKVHFQRHKEKYPHIQMNPYPVPEHLDNIPTSTGIPYGMSMPPEKPVTSWLDSKPVLPTLTSSVGMLLPPTMPSLPHFIKKEDHSIAITSPSVTAKSDSGSAEPLARSNDGVSEEGEGATLPTSNGKTEEGSHSSGFITNVSSASESATEYTTSNSPPMMTNPLMPLMSDQFKAKFPFGGILDPLQGSETSKLQQLVENIDRKVTDPNECVICHRVLSCQSALKMHYRTHTGERPFKCKICGRAFTTKGNLKTHYSVHRAMPPLRVQHSCPICQKKFTNAVVLQQHIRMHMGGQIPNTPLPESYPESMASDTGSFEERNFDDLDTFSDDNIEGMEEGPDSSVPDTPRSADASHDSLCNSPVPPEMASQEGQEKNGQENANNNEMEVLQASQMKATANGLAEGDCLTNDSSSLGGDVESQSAGSPAVSESTSSMQAPSPTSMHPQIRKSPSLEERHQRALSLDYSSASLLHSHPSNIGALDLTSVNPSKDPMGMIFPFRERSIIKNTSCDICGKTFACQSALDIHYRSHTKERPFICTACNRGFSTKGNLKQHMLTHQMRDLPSQLFEPSNTSLSSSPTPSLLSVGSLKPEVNGFLHGLHPENKDIPSGLVTSSASTSPVLSAAPPRRTPKQHFCNTCGKCFSSSSALQIHERTHTGEKPFACSICGRAFTTKGNLKVHMGTHMWNSAPARRGRRLSVDGPMAFLGTNPVKFPEIFQKDMASRVSNGDPASFWNQYAAAFSNGLAMKTNEISVIQNGGIPPMSGSVGNGGSSPIGGLTGSLDKLHSTEPNAALAGLEKMANTENGAHFRFTRFMEDNKEIVTN
- the sall1a gene encoding sal-like protein 1a isoform X1 — protein: MSRRKQAKPQHFQSDPHLPLSEHNGDSELCSEEPPCKESDAHVCRRCCAEFFELSDLEEHQKNCTKNQLVLIVNENPASPAGTFSPGSPPHNPDDQMNETANNTDQTECSDLLEPNTLEKDESMDVDVSGMSSGHEEEGSHTESGSPINTVSSHASRGTSGPAVGTSAISASLPQLSNLTELGNFSMINSNVIIENLQSTKVAVAQFSQEARSTGGPRVAVPALMEQLLALQQQQIHQLQLIEQIRHQILLLASQSPELQVPPASAPGTMGPAASPLTTLSSHLSQQLAAAAGLAQNLASQSASISSLKQLAAAAQLPQSNPSSSETSQNVTTLGPSTVNPQSSDKRPSHMSSLHSQLSNSSLAKSSTPAFGIGSLLSSAVNPLLPQPPPGNPMFSSSLPSVGTTVEDLNSLAALAQQRKGKPPNVTSFEQKSSSDDAFFKHKCRFCGKVFGSDSALQIHLRSHTGERPYKCNICGNRFSTRGNLKVHFQRHKEKYPHIQMNPYPVPEHLDNIPTSTGIPYGMSMPPEKPVTSWLDSKPVLPTLTSSVGMLLPPTMPSLPHFIKKEDHSIAITSPSVTAKSDSGSAEPLARSNDGVSEEGEGATLPTSNGKTEEGSHSSGFITNVSSASESATEYTTSNSPPMMTNPLMPLMSDQFKAKFPFGGILDPLQGSETSKLQQLVENIDRKVTDPNECVICHRVLSCQSALKMHYRTHTGERPFKCKICGRAFTTKGNLKTHYSVHRAMPPLRVQHSCPICQKKFTNAVVLQQHIRMHMGGQIPNTPLPESYPESMASDTGSFEERNFDDLDTFSDDNIEGMEEGPDSSVPDTPRSADASHDSLCNSPVPPEMASQEGQEKNGQENANNNEMEVLQASQMKATANGLAEGDCLTNDSSSLGGDVESQSAGSPAVSESTSSMQAPSPTSMHPQIRKSPSLEERHQRALSLDYSSASLLHSHPSNIGALDLTSVNPSKDPMGMIFPFRERSIIKNTSCDICGKTFACQSALDIHYRSHTKERPFICTACNRGFSTKGNLKQHMLTHQMRDLPSQLFEPSNTSLSSSPTPSLLSVGSLKPEVNGFLHGLHPENKDIPSGLVTSSASTSPVLSAAPPRRTPKQHFCNTCGKCFSSSSALQIHERTHTGEKPFACSICGRAFTTKGNLKVHMGTHMWNSAPARRGRRLSVDGPMAFLGTNPVKFPEIFQKDMASRVSNGDPASFWNQYAAAFSNGLAMKTNEISVIQNGGIPPMSGSVGNGGSSPIGGLTGSLDKLHSTEPNAALAGLEKMANTENGAHFRFTRFMEDNKEIVTN